From the genome of Littorina saxatilis isolate snail1 unplaced genomic scaffold, US_GU_Lsax_2.0 scaffold_506, whole genome shotgun sequence:
taatcaATTCTTAATAGCAAGAGGATTTGGAAATATGTCAGTGAAAGTTAAGACAAGGGCAAATatatttccttttctttttatttcattgGTAAAGGAAAAAGGGGCCAATAGGGAAATCACTTGCAATATGGTCTTCTTTCAGCTTCTTGGGTGCCGAGCCTCAGAACTTCTGACCAGCAATACAGCTTTTCTTTTCCTgcatgttttttatatttagtcaagttttgactaaatattttaacatcgagggggaatcgaaacgagggtcgtggtgtatgtgcgtgtgtgtgtgtgtgtgtgtgtgtgtgtctgtgtgtctgtctgtctgtgtgtgtgtgtgtgtgtgtagagcgattcagactaaactactggaccgatctttatgaaatttgacatgagagttcctgggtatgaaatccccgaacgtttctttcatttttttgataaatgtctttgatgacgtcatatccggcttttcgtgaaagttgaggcggccctgtcacgacctcattgttcaaccaaattggttgaaattttggtcaagtaatcttcgacgaagcccggacttcggtattgcatttcagcttggtggcttaaaaattaattaatgactttggtcattaaaaatctgaaaattgtaaaaaaaaataacaatttataaaacgatccaaatttacgtttatcttattctccatcatttgctgattccaaaaacatataaatatgttatatttggattaaaaacaagctctgaaaattaaatatataaaaattattatcaaaattaaattgtcgaaatcaatttaaaaacactttcatcttattccttgtcggttcttcattccaaaaacatatagatatgatatgtttggattaaaaacacgctcagaaagttaaaacaaagagaggtacagaaaagcgtgctatccttcttagcgcaactactaccccttcttgtcaatttcactgcctttgccatgagcggtggactgacgatgctacgagtatacggtcttgctgaaaaatggcattgcgttcagtttcattctgtgagttcgacagctacttgactaaatattgtattttcgccttacgcgacttgttttctgtgCTGACAGCCTCAGTTTCTCTCTTGTCAACCACAGACTCTTCACATACTAGCGTAGAACTTATTTTCTTCTACAAACCCTGAATCTTGCCTAGACTACTAACCAATGGCTACTTTACGCCTACTTTTACCTACAATCTAAGCCGTGCTAGCTCGTAATTGAACATGTCGGACTACTCCTCAAATAAGATGCACGAGGCGCATGCAGTGTAGAATATGCACCAAGTTGCTTACGAACCACCATTGATAATGTCAGTTAACCCTCAGGCCTGCTGATGCACAACACTTACAAGTCAACCACTTTCCATTACCTGTGATACGTGCATCATATCAATTCAGTGGGGAGAAGGTCAATCTGTCAATCAaatgttcttgtctttgttttttttcctcatTCCCGTAGTGTCAGTTAAATCAAGTTAGGGTCCTTGGGTCTTTATGATACTACACTTCTACTATTACTACTAGTATTAATGATAAAACGGTTACGAAAAGGTCACACATtcatcaaaacaaacaacaattccTACATCAACAACTTATGCAACTCGCACGTGGTGTATCATCATCACATTGTATCCcataataaacaaaaacataaatgtgtaaacatgtgtgtatatatagacTCTGAACAAATTAGAAAGATAGTAAATATGTACACAGATGCCAATGCATTATTCACACGCATTTACTGAGAGTAGATGCagcaataaaaaaacaagtatgTCAGCATCATCAGTCTCACTGGCATTATTTGTCCTTGGTAGGTAATATCTCGTGATTTGCCAAAACTCAAAGACTCCTTTATCACAAATATTGGGTGGTAGAGGAAAATAGAATGCTTGCTTCAGATGAGATCCTTAGCAGTTACTACCCAAAGCATTCACACATATGCTCATCAAAAAAGGGAGTTACCATTTTTCAAACATGTCATTTTGTTAAATCCTTGACTTCATCTtgggtaaggccaaaaaaaaaattatctgtttctggtcaccccaccgaccctaaatttcggcgccgaccctaaactttttttttccaaactcaaaatgttttggtttttttggtggtaaaggacagggtgagaaaatgaacaacaagaacgtgtgaaaacgaaagtccgctgacgatttgtaaatgtgtggagtgtcttgtctctatgtatagtgaatccagtctctttgcgcgatttttacagttagttttattggtctacatttggggtaaaaaaataaaaaaattaaaaaaaaattaaaaatccctacctaccgaccctattttttttttagccatgttaccagaaacagacaatttttttttttggccttaccttaTTACCATACCAGTACCCTCAATAGGCACATTCCTCCAAGTGTAAATGATTCGGATGACTATATCATATCTATCCAAGTTTTCACAAGGGAAAAGACCGATCCTCCTGTACGACACAAATCTAAAATCAACTACCTAGCTGCCTTCTGTGCAATGTGGGAATGtttgtttgatgaattaattttgtaaataaCAACAGTGTCAATCAGCTACATTAATTCATGAAAACATTTCCAATTTTCACTAGAAGCAGCCAAGCAGTTGATTTTTGGCGTGTGCCCCAAACAACAAATGGTCTTATCCTGAGTAAAATCCTGAAAATATATGAGATAATGACCCGAATTGTTACACCAGAAAGGCGGGGGAGGTTCCGGAACCcaggatcccccccccctcctgaagTACCTCGAAATGTAACATTTTCTCAACATCACAACAGGGCGTCTCCCCTGTACCTAACAAGGGGCTTCAGCAGTCCCTGGACCCCTACCTCATttttggaacccccctttattATACATGATCCGACCCTATACTTATAAATTGATGAGACAACATGTCCTGGACTCAGGCTCCTCTACATGTCCCAAAACAATCCaagcatcttcttcttcttcttcgttcatggacttagactcccacgttcactcatgattttagcacgagtggatgtttacgtgtatgaccgtttttaccccgccattcaggcagcatacgccgatttcgggagaggcatgctgggtatgttcgtgtttctataacccaccgaaatctgacatggattacaggatcttttccgtgcacacctggtcttgtgcttgcgtgtacacacgaagggggttaagtcacaggcaggtctgcatataagttgacctgggagatcggaaaaatctccactcttaacccaccaggcggcagcgaccgggattcgaactcacaacctcccgattaggaggccgacgtcttaccaccacgccactttGCCCGTCGATCCAAGCATCATCTTCTACACTTTGCTTGAGCCCAGTGAACATACACCCCATCAAAAGGAACAGCAAAAGACCTTTCCCCTGCTAACAAAATGTTTCAATTCGCACAGAAGAAATAATAAGCAACAAAAGGAATAAATGAGTAGATACATCCATTAGTAGATTCGTCAATAAACCCATGATCAGAGCTATAAAGTGCATTCTTGATTTACAAAATGTTACACAAAACCGATTCAAAGCCAGCCAATCAGTCGTCGCATTTCTGCGAATATGAAAAAGACAGGTCACTGCACAGTACTATATTGTTGTGTAATGTACAGAAGGAATATAAAGTGTTAAAAAAAGCAGGTTTATGAATGATAAAATGAAGACAAAAAGTAATAAGCACTTGACAAATTGAATCAATAAATAGATGTATCaattaataaaataaatagATGTATCAATTAATACAATAAATAGATGTATCAATTAATAATATAAATAGATGTATCAATTAATACAATAAATAGATGTACATCaattaataaaataaatagATGTATCAATTAATAAAATAAATGGATGTATTaattaataaaataaatagATGTATCAATTCATAAAATAAATAGATGTATCAATTCATAAAATAAATAGATGTATCAATTCATAAAATAAATAGATGTATCaattaataaaataaatagatgtagcaattaataaaataaatagatgtagcaattaataaaataaatagatgtagcaattaataaaataaatagatgtagcaattaataaaataaataaagccgtcacgatataaccttgaacggttgaaaacgacgttaaacaccaaataaagaaagacagaaataaaataaatagatgtatcaattaataaaataaatagataGAAAAGTACCGAACATAAATACATAAGGGATATTTTGATTAAATATATTTGCTTACATTGTTCATTAGGTTTTTAAGCTATATCACTGAAGGCCATGGCGGGTTTTAACTACAACACACCAGCTGTTTGAACCAAGGTCTACTCAGACACCCCTTATGATTTCTTGATTAAAATATTCCTGtagacacagaaacaaattTGTGAACATCATACTGCAAATGCGATAGTGCAAGATGAGAAACAAGTCTGAATTTGCTATACAGATATGTGCCTGAGACAAAAGGTCATATTGACTGAAATATACAGAAAAAGTATTTTGTACCATCAAGCTGACCACTGCCAGTGAAAACACAAATAGCTGTTCAGCAAAAGCTGTGTTGGATGTGACACAAAACATTGTAGAAGGGTCTTTTTGCACAAAAATACACATCAATTAACTCTTATTGTACTTTTTCACCCAATTCGACAAGAAGATTTTAAATATTTTAACAAAgattttaactttgttcatcttaccacagtcacttcgttgtttagattttaaaTAAACAAGTTTTGAAAATATCAACAAGGAAACAGTGTGATTATAATTAGAAGTATAGGCTGTTAATGTCCTTTCGGCCACAGACATCAAAACATTACCTTTTGTCACAGGCATATAAATGTAACAGTTGGTGTACATACGTCAGACATCTCTGAAAGACGTACAGACCAACAATCTGTGCTACAGCTTGAACACACTTTTACATTTGATTtacaaaatgttttacaaaaccGATTCGTAGCCAGCCAATCAGTCGTCGCATTTCTGCGAATATGAAAAAGACAGGTCACTATTTTGTTGTGTACTGTACAGAAGGAATATAAAGTGTTAGAAAAAAACAGGTTCATGATTGATAAAATGGGACATTTAACATGTAGAATTGCAGACACTTCATTTAACATGTAGAATTGCAGACAAATATAAAGTGTTCGAAAAAAACGGGTTCATGATTGATAAAATGGGACATTTAACATGTAGAATTGCAGACACTTATGTCTAAGGTGTTTTGCGTAATGTGGTAACTGAATGTATATATTCTTAAAGTTACATTATGGTGTTACACGAGGAGGTCCCCAACACAAGAATACACAAAGTTGCTATTTTTTCTATTGCAAACTATGGAAACAACCAAGAAAGCATATGTCGTTTTTTAAAGCCTACTGGGTTTGACACTATTCTGTCTGTGTAAGATGGTTGTAATGTATTGTAATGATTGGTTTCTCGCAATATGTAGCATTTGTGCGTGGAGGAAAAGTGTAACAAGACGTATAAAGGCAGATTTTACTCTGTCTTTTGTCACACATAATTTCAAAATGATTTCATACAACACCAGGAAATTGTATGTTTGTCATGGTATGTGCCAGGGCAATTTTAGGAGGGACCATTCGTCATACTGTATTTATGTTCGAATGCTCTTCGTACCCAGTCTAAAGCTGCTTCGTTTTTGGAATAGTGTTGATAGTTACTCTTAATAAACATGCCACAGACCAGCGTAGTGTTACATTTGATGGTTAGATGGATTAGTGCCTGTGCATCATTATGCCACCTGCTCGTATTTTAATATTGTCAACACTGAAATCAAAACTGTTGGCTCTTGGGTTTGAATACTGTAAAATCTGAAATGTAAAGTACATACTGTCTTCTGCTGGAATTCAAATACAGTTAACACATCATTTAAAGCTGTCTTGTGTTGGATTTCGAATACTgttaaaaccaaaacaaaacctgTAATTTCTGTGCATGTTGTTCAGCACTTTTTGTTCCAGTATATTACtttaaaaacttatttttgtaaaaaaaacaacaacaacaacaacatcatgcACTGTTTGTGTACTGTCACGTATAGACGGGAATTTGATCAGTAATCCTTCTCCCGCACAAAGGACAATCTTGAAAAGCAGAGGCGCATCTGTCACAGTAGGCTATGTGACCACACGGTAGAAACACCACAGAAGCCTGCGTCTCATGGCAACCACGACAACGTCGATCAAACTGGCGAAGGGCTGACGGGATGTGCAGTTCTGTTGGTCCTTGTATTGTTGTTCCGGCGGCTACTGCTGATGGCAGAAGTGCTGGTGTTGTGTGTACCTCTGACGACGTTCTTGGGGCAGCTGACGTGTTCCATGTACTTTCCGCAAAGGAGCACCTCACGCTGTTCCCCATCTGCACAAAACCAAGAAGTTGCTACTTTTACGGCTGCTCTTCCTAATTTTCCTTTTTTCATTATAATCACCATCAACAGAAAAAAGGAGGAAAATGataagaggaggaggaagaaataAAAAGCTAAGTATTTATTACAGTACAATCGAAAGATAACGAGCATGCACAGCTGTCAAGAATATGTTGAAAATTCATTGTCTTTTTTGGTCCAGATTCTTTTTAAAGGATGCCTCTCATATATAAGCAAAGGAGCTTTCACATTCGATAAAAGCGAACAGTAACACCACatttaagaaaagaaaacaaatgagacaataCATTTTATAGCGCTCGTCAGGTCAACGCAAAAGCAGTAATTACGGTTTTGTCAGCAGATAATAAGCAggtaaagacagaaagaaagaaagaatgaaaggaaggaaaaacaaagggaataaagaaaagagaggaaCAGAAAAATAGATACATAAAAAAAAGCTAATCAAAGGAAACCAACAAAGAAATACTCATCAGTCATGTATAAGAACATGATTTAGAaataaacaagagagagagaaagagagagggcgagagagaggatGTGAAAGTGTTCACACCATATGCGGATTGGAGGGGCCATGTTCAGTAAGGCTGTTCTCAACTGCTTCTCTGTTCAAGAGAATTCCGCACGAATGACACGCCAGACATCTCGTGCCAActgaaaataaaagcaaaatgatttcactaaagagagagagagagagagagagagagagagagagagagagagagagagagagagagagagaatacataTCAAATTTAAGGCACAGCCTAGTCTTACAACCTGTATTTAAGTAGAAATAAAATGTCCTGCAAtaaatatagagagagagagagagagagagagagagagagagagagagagagagagagagagggagagagagagaaagagagagacaaaatgaAGGCCCGGGAGGAGTTAGATGGATGAAGACTTCGAAAAAGAATAAAAGCAACAACATGATAAAACTGTTACCCCCTACACACTTACGTGCGTAGAATCCACACTCAGCAAGAAACTGAGTAAACTCGTCACACACATTGTAGACGCGGAAAGAATCCCGTCTGTCGTCTAAGTTGACATAGGCAGATGGAAGAGATCTGACGCTTCCAGCTTGGTCAGGACGGCGAGGAGGTCTCCTGTCGATGTTGAACAAACTCCATATATCCACGTTCGTGACAGTTCTGAGCGCTATGTTCAAGGACTGAGAGTCAACTTGATCAGTATCACTCAACATCGGAGCAACTTCCAGGCTAAACCTGAACGGAATGTTTTCAAACAGTCGCAGGCAGTTGGCGGCGTGCGATGGCTGTGCCTGCCCACAGGCAAAGCACTTGATTGTCTGCGTGTTTTCTTCAAAGAAATAGCCGTCCTTGGATAAACGGAATGGCCAGCGAACTACATCATGTCCACGGAAAGAACCATACCGAATTCTCTCGTGTACGAAAGCCACGTTGTACAGAAGTGCGTAATTTGAAACCAGCGGACATATTACGAGATGTTGCTTGAACTTCAGCTGGTGAAACTGAAAAAAGGTATTCTTCATACTTTTCCATTCTTTTGCATCAGTttcattgtgtgttttttcgaACATCTTACAGTCGTATCCCAGAAAAGGCACAAGCTTACTGACAGACTTTCCTGTGTCAAACATCAACATAAATGATGTATTTTGCGTATTCTCAGTGACCACATCATAGATTTGTGGTGCTTGGGTACTCTCAGTGACCACATCATAGCTTTGTGGTGCTTGGAGTTTCTCAGTGACCATCTCATAGCTTTGTGGTGCTTGGGGATTCTCAGTGACCATCTCATAGCTTTGTGGTGCTTGGGGATTCTCAGTGACCATCTCATAGCTTTGTGGTGCTTGGGGATTCTCAGTGACCATCTCATAGCTTTGTGGTGCTTGGGGATTCTCAGTGACCATCTCATAGCTTTGTGGTGCTTGGGGATTCTCAGTGACCATCTCATAGCTTTGTGGTGCTTGGGGTTTCTCAGTGGCCATCTCATAGCTTTGTGGTGCTTGGGTACTCTCTGTGACCATCTCATAGCTTTGTGGTGCTTGGGGTTTCTCAGTGACCATCTCATAGCTTTGTGGTGCTTGGGTACTCTCTGTGACCATCTCATAGCTTTGTGGTGCTTGGGGATTCTCAGTGACCATCTCATAGCTTTGTGGTGCTTGGGGATTCTCAGTGACCATCTCATAGCTTTGTGGTGCTTGGGGTTTCTCAGTGATCATCTCATAGCTTTGTGGTGCTTGGGTACTCTCTGTGACCACATCATAGCTTTGTGGTGCTTGGGGTTTCTCAGTGACCATCTCATAGCTTTGTGGTGCTTGGGGATTCTCAGTGAACATCTCATAGCTTTGTGGTGCTTGGGTACTCTCTGTGACCATCTCATAGCTTTGTGGTGCTTGGGGATTCTCAGTGACCATCTCATAGCTTTGTGGTGCTTGGGGTTTCTCAGTGACCATCTCATAGCTTTGTGGTGCTTGGGGATTCTCTGTGACCATCTCATAGCTTTGTGGTGCTTGGGGATTCTCAGTGACCATCTCATAGCTTTGTGGTGCTTGGGGTTTCTCAGTGACCATCTCATAGCTTTGTGGTGCTTGGGGATTCTCAGTGACCATCTCATAGCTTTGTGGTGCTTGGGTACTCTCTGTGACCATCTCATAGCTTTGTGGTGCTTGGGGTTTCTCAGTGACCATCTCATAGCTTTGTGGTGCTTGGGGATTCTCAGTGACCTCCTCATAGCTTTGTGGTGCTTGGGTACTCTCTGTGACCATCTCATAGCTTTGTGGTGCTTGGGTACTCTCTGTGACCATCTCATAGCTTTGTGGTGCTTGGGTACTCTCTGTGACCACATCATAGCTTTGTGGTGCTTGGGGTTTCTTGGTGACCAACTCAGAGCTTTGTGGTGCTTGGGGATGCTCAGTGACCTCCTCAAAGCTTTGTGGTGCTTGGGGAGTCTCGGTAAACATCTCGGCTCTTGGTGGTTTTGGGGGAATTTTGGGGACCACCTCGAAGCTTTGTGGTTCTTGGGGACTCTCGGTCACCATCTCGAAGCTTTGTGGTTCTTTGGGACTCTCGAAGAGAACTTCGGAGCTTTGTGGTGATTGGGGACTCTCGAAGAGCAACTCGGAGATTTGTGGTTCTTGTAGACTTCCGAAGAGCACCTCGGAGCTGTGTGGTGATCGGGGACTCTCGGTGACCATCTCGATGCTTTGTAATGCTTGGGGACTCTTAGTGACCACCTCTGAGCTCTGTGGTGCTTCATAAGGGGTCTCAACATCCTCATTCTTTTGCGTACAACATCTGGCTTCCCCGGCAGCTTTGAACAGATCCACAGAACATGATTTGCAATCTGTTCCATCAAGCATAGAGCACGTTTTTGCATGCGTGGAATGAGCCCCTTTGACCCCTTCTGTCCATGATTGAAAATTACAGTGGCAGAAGTCGCACACTGCACAGTCATTCTTGGCGAAATAAGTAAAACCGTCGTAAATTAATTTTGTTAGGAATATTTGTCTTTTGT
Proteins encoded in this window:
- the LOC138955365 gene encoding uncharacterized protein produces the protein MLDGTDCKSCSVDLFKAAGEARCCTQKNEDVETPYEAPQSSEVVTKSPQALQSIEMVTESPRSPHSSEVLFGSLQEPQISELLFESPQSPQSSEVLFESPKEPQSFEMVTESPQEPQSFEVVPKIPPKPPRAEMFTETPQAPQSFEEVTEHPQAPQSSELVTKKPQAPQSYDVVTESTQAPQSYEMVTESTQAPQSYEMVTESTQAPQSYEEVTENPQAPQSYEMVTEKPQAPQSYEMVTESTQAPQSYEMVTENPQAPQSYEMVTEKPQAPQSYEMVTENPQAPQSYEMVTENPQAPQSYEMVTEKPQAPQSYEMVTENPQAPQSYEMVTESTQAPQSYEMFTENPQAPQSYEMVTEKPQAPQSYDVVTESTQAPQSYEMITEKPQAPQSYEMVTENPQAPQSYEMVTENPQAPQSYEMVTESTQAPQSYEMVTEKPQAPQSYEMVTESTQAPQSYEMATEKPQAPQSYEMVTENPQAPQSYEMVTENPQAPQSYEMVTENPQAPQSYEMVTENPQAPQSYEMVTENPQAPQSYEMVTEKLQAPQSYDVVTESTQAPQIYDVVTENTQNTSFMLMFDTGKSVSKLVPFLGYDCKMFEKTHNETDAKEWKSMKNTFFQFHQLKFKQHLVICPLVSNYALLYNVAFVHERIRYGSFRGHDVVRWPFRLSKDGYFFEENTQTIKCFACGQAQPSHAANCLRLFENIPFRFSLEVAPMLSDTDQVDSQSLNIALRTVTNVDIWSLFNIDRRPPRRPDQAGSVRSLPSAYVNLDDRRDSFRVYNVCDEFTQFLAEL